The window AAGACCAGCTGTGGCAGTTGAATCAGACCAGGAATCACTGTATCCAGATCTTCTCTGGCGAAATAATTCGTTCCATCGACTTGATTTGTTGGAACCACATAAGTTAGTCCGAATTTTTTTGAAAGCTCGGCAAAACCTACAAACTTATTGTTACCCATCATTTCATAAATTTCATTATCAGCATCACCTATTTTCTTATTTGCCAGCGCTTCACTCTTCTGCCTCTTCAAGGTTACAAGTATCTGCCCCTTAACATCATCAAAAGGCCTGAACTTTGGTTCGGAAGTTGTGTCTTTTTCCTCAGGGTCTGACGTATCACCCGGTTCCTGTATATCAGAAACAACCTCTTTGAACAGCTCATCTTTATTTTCCTCGTAGTACTTATTAATTTCTTCTTCAGGAATGGTTATTTCGTTCTGCATCGCATCGAAACTTGCAATAACATATTCCAGCTTAACCTTCTCAGGCTCTTTGTACCCCCAAACACCCTCTTCTTTATCTGGGAAATTTCCTCCATGCTGATCATAAAAAGACTTAATTTCTTCTTCGTTTATCTCAACAGAATCCATCAACTCTTTTGCCGGGAGGGCTGCGTACTTGATCTTTACCTGTTCCTGTTCCTTGGCATACCGCTGAAAAGCCTCTTCCCTGGTAATCTTGATCGAATCCTTGAGAAGGTATCTTAGCTTTTTGGCCAATAAAAATTCTCTGATAGTTTTTTCAAACTGATATTCTGTCATATGAAATATGGATCCGATCATACGCTGGTACCCCTCCCGGTTAGAGTACATTTCCTGGCCGAAAGGGAATAACCGTTGTATTTCCAGCCCAAGCTCTTCATTTGTTACATATACACCCATTTTTTGGGAAAGATGCACCAGTGCCATTTGTTGCCAGACTTCCTGGGAAACCTGCTCTTTTGAGTCCCTAAAAAACACTCGCGCCCACCGGACAACGGTATCATTAAACTTTTCCTGAGAAATTTTTTCTCCAAAGATCCTTCCCATCGAAGGTTTTGGCACCAAATAATTGATTCCGGGGCCAATACCCCAGATTGCCATCAAAAATACAACTAAACTACCAAGAAGTTTTTTCTGATTCCGTCGAAACCAATGCGTCGCAGCCATATAGTCCTCATCAAATTTTCATGAAATTCTAAAAAGGTAATCTTTGAATTGAGTGTAAAAGTTGCAATTATATAGATCAGCGCGAAAACTATCAACTGCTTTTTACAAAATTATCTTTTACCAAATATTTGAGACAAACCAATACTCCCATATCGTACAGAAAATGCAGTTGTATGGGAACAAGGAGGCTCTGGTAATAATCTCTTAAGAACCCTAAATAGAATCCCATAATTGTGGCAATTACAAAATAGGCAGGAGATAAACAGTGCAGAATCCCGAAAATTACACTGCTCCATACAATCCCAAATTCTGCCTGAACTATTCCCCGAAACAGCAGCTCCTCTGCGAACCCGGCCAGAGCAGAAATTACAACAATATCGAAGAGGTTTGCATTGGTAAATAATGCTTTAATATCCTTCATGATTATTTTTCTCAGAGAACCAAAAAGAGGAAGGTTTTCTCCCTTTTCTGTAAGGGAAAAAGCAAAGATTGCCAGGGGGAAGAGGGTTCCAATGGTACCTAACGCTACATCTCTCGCAATATCAGCTGTCAGAGGAAACAGCCGGATACCAAAAAGCCTCGAAAGGAGTAATGCCAACAGCAGCAGAAATCCCTCTGTATAAAATATCAGCAGCAAGAGCCTCTTCCTGGAATACGCAATCACAGAACAACCCCTTTCACATCCGCATCTCCTGGCATACTCAACGCCAACCTCATAGTTTGAACACTCCTGGTAAAACTATTGATTATAAGGTAAATACATGGTAAAAGTAGAAAAAAAATGCAACTAAATTCGGGGCGGTAAGGGTCTTTCCGGAGAGAGACCATTACGCTTAGCCAGTCTTAATCTGGAAATACTTTCAAGAAAGGGAAAAAGAAATGAAGCGACCAGAAGTCTTGAGAATTTTATCTGTGGGTATCCTGGTTACACTCTTGGTGGTTGGAGTGTCTGAAAAGGTGTATTCAGCACAAAAGGTGTATGACTTTAAATCCGCAGAAATTGAAATGAGGACTGTAGACCCGATGAGCAACGTGACGACGGAGACGGTACGTATTGATAACTGGGGTGAATACGAATCCCGCCATAGCTCCAGTACCATCAAGATGATGGGAATGGAACAGAAGCATGAGAGCATTACCT is drawn from Candidatus Scalindua sp. and contains these coding sequences:
- a CDS encoding peptidyl-prolyl cis-trans isomerase, which encodes MAATHWFRRNQKKLLGSLVVFLMAIWGIGPGINYLVPKPSMGRIFGEKISQEKFNDTVVRWARVFFRDSKEQVSQEVWQQMALVHLSQKMGVYVTNEELGLEIQRLFPFGQEMYSNREGYQRMIGSIFHMTEYQFEKTIREFLLAKKLRYLLKDSIKITREEAFQRYAKEQEQVKIKYAALPAKELMDSVEINEEEIKSFYDQHGGNFPDKEEGVWGYKEPEKVKLEYVIASFDAMQNEITIPEEEINKYYEENKDELFKEVVSDIQEPGDTSDPEEKDTTSEPKFRPFDDVKGQILVTLKRQKSEALANKKIGDADNEIYEMMGNNKFVGFAELSKKFGLTYVVPTNQVDGTNYFAREDLDTVIPGLIQLPQLVFEREVNDPSPPIGSPEGPLMFRVIAKTQPEIPPFEQIHDKVAEDLRYEKASIAAQKLAEKCLEKIKQSTFEEGVKSIDSGTGELKIVETDYFTRPGIFGENSYVAVLGQDNPELAATVFGLEIGESAISVKEKGERACYLVTLVDRKKIDPAGFEKEKESIMAKYLAEKQFAFLQEWEPWLNQKAQLGNDRS
- a CDS encoding CPBP family intramembrane metalloprotease; protein product: MIAYSRKRLLLLIFYTEGFLLLLALLLSRLFGIRLFPLTADIARDVALGTIGTLFPLAIFAFSLTEKGENLPLFGSLRKIIMKDIKALFTNANLFDIVVISALAGFAEELLFRGIVQAEFGIVWSSVIFGILHCLSPAYFVIATIMGFYLGFLRDYYQSLLVPIQLHFLYDMGVLVCLKYLVKDNFVKSS